The Oryzias melastigma strain HK-1 linkage group LG3, ASM292280v2, whole genome shotgun sequence genome contains a region encoding:
- the LOC112160304 gene encoding forkhead box protein B1 codes for MPRPGRNTYSDQKPPYSYISLTAMAIQSCPEKMLPLSDIYKFIMERFPYYRENTQRWQNSLRHNLSFNDCFIKIPRRPDQPGKGSFWALHPNCGDMFENGSFLRRRKRFKVGGAPGADPLAASKPQDAAHYLQQQQQQQAKLRLSALHAAAAAHLPAMPPGYNLSAPAPSFKHPFAIENIIAREYKMPGGLPAFPAPGYPLHNQLAPAWPHVYGAGVMDTCDYPAAYGVPFKALCHGAQTMPAVPVPIKPTPAPVPALPALPAHIPAFLANSPQSLSPTSPQTAAGHGSPAAPADAPPSAGLQAAVTVH; via the coding sequence ATGCCGCGCCCCGGCAGGAACACGTACAGCGACCAGAAACCGCCGTACTCCTACATCTCGCTGACGGCCATGGCCATCCAGAGCTGCCCGGAGAAGATGCTGCCGCTCAGCGACATCTACAAGTTCATCATGGAGCGCTTCCCGTACTACCGCGAGAACACGCAGCGCTGGCAGAACTCTCTGCGCCACAACCTCTCCTTCAACGACTGCTTCATCAAGATCCCGCGCCGGCCGGACCAGCCCGGCAAGGGCAGCTTCTGGGCCCTGCACCCGAACTGCGGGGACATGTTCGAGAACGGCAGCTTCCTGCGCCGCCGGAAGCGCTTCAAGGTGGGCGGCGCGCCGGGTGCGGACCCGCTGGCCGCCAGCAAGCCGCAGGACGCCGCGCActacctgcagcagcagcagcagcagcaggccaAGCTGCGGCTGAGCGCGCTgcacgccgccgccgccgcgcaCCTGCCCGCCATGCCGCCCGGATACAACCTGAGCGCGCCCGCGCCCAGCTTCAAGCACCCGTTCGCCATCGAGAACATCATCGCGCGCGAGTACAAGATGCCCGGCGGGCTGCCGGCGTTTCCCGCGCCCGGATACCCGCTGCACAACCAGCTGGCGCCCGCCTGGCCGCACGTGTACGGCGCGGGCGTGATGGACACCTGCGACTACCCGGCGGCCTACGGCGTCCCGTTCAAGGCCCTGTGCCACGGCGCGCAGACCATGCCCGCCGTGCCCGTGCCCATCAAACCCACGCCCGCGCCTGTGCCCGCGCTGCCCGCGCTCCCCGCGCACATCCCGGCCTTCCTGGCCAACTCCCCGCAGTCCCTGAGCCCCACGTCTCCGCAGACCGCCGCGGGTCACGGCAGCCCCGCCGCGCCCGCGGACGCGCCTCCGTCCGCGGGGCTGCAGGCCGCCGTCACCGTCCACTGA